TATCGATCGGTTTAGACGGTATATGATCGAAAACTATCAGCGTTTCGTCGAGATTGTCTTTAGAAAGTATCGTTCCGCGCTCGATCTGCTTGGAGGCTTGCAAAACGCGCATATTAGCCGCGATCTCAAAAGCGAAAAACGTCCGTTTTACTTTTTTGTCGTTCGAGCCAAACCAAACCGCGAAGCCGCCTTTGTTTCTGCGAAGCGCGTTTTGTTGAACGTCCACCTGCGCGATCTCTAAGCCGTCTATATCGCTAAACGAAGTCGGCTTGATTTTTATATAATCAATATTAATCGACGGATACGCTTCGGTAAAACGATCTCTTAACGCCTCTTTGATAAGTTCTAAGTCAATATCGCGCGAATAGTAAAAAGTTATGATCGGATAACGCGAATCTATAGAGATACCGCGATCGCTAAATAGCCGCTTTAATTTGCTAAGCGGCGTTTGAATAGCGCTTTTATTATCAAACCGATCGATAACAAAATCCGAATTTGCGTCAATCTCTATAATATCGGAAGCGTTAATTTCATCGCGGTTTATTAAATAGTTATCCTCTAACGCAAAAACTTCCGCGAACGCCGCCGCGCAAAATAAAAACAAAACGTTTAAGCGTTTCATCTGCAGCCCTTTAACTTTCGCCGTATAATTGTAACGCGAGGGGGCAAAAAGCGGCGGCGCGGACGGTTTTAAACGGCGGCTTTCAACGTTTTTTGCTACAATCGCGTTCGAAGAAAGCCGAGATGGTGGAACTGGTAGACGCACCGGACTCAAAATCCGGCGCCGCAAGGCGTGGGGGTTCGATTCCCCCTCTCGGCACCACTCAATAAAACGCAAGGCGCGAAGGTTCGATTCCCCCTCTCGGCGCCGCTTAATAAAACAATCGTAAAGAATTTGCGGGGGTTCTTAAAGAAAGAAACTCGACGCGCTCTTTCGCGGTTACCGCCCGCAATTAGCCTTATCGCAAAAAAGTAGCGTTTTATGCGACGCTAAAGCCGTTTTCTTTGCTCCGTTATACGCTCTTTGCAACTCTACTAACCCGATCGCGCCGCCTCTCGTCATTTCCGCGCGCGCAAGCGCGAACGCTTCGCGGGAATGGCGGAGAGAAGAAAAGAAAAAATAAACTCCCGCTTTAAAAAACGCGGGAATGACGGGAGACTATGGTTGTTGCCATTGAAGGATTGGATAGCCGCCGCCAGCGGGCATTATCCAAACGTCCGTAAAACTCCAACCCAAACCTTCGTAGGTCGCTTTCGTTTTAAGCTCCGTATCCGTTGCGTTCGCTCCGTTAAGGTCAGCGTCGCTGGAGCTTGGGGTTATCATCATAGAAGTTAATGCGAGGTTGTCCGAAACGTGAAACAAATTATTGGTACGCCCAACTACACGGTGAGTATGGGAGTTTCCAGAAACAGACGGATTGACAACAGCATTGTTTTTTACATCGCTGTCATAAACAGTTCCCGCGATACCTCCGACGCCATTAATTCCGCTAACATCGCCCGCAGCGTAGCTGTTTTTGATCGTAGCGGCGTCATAAACATATCCTGCGATACCGCCGATATCGCTACCGGTTCCGCTAACATCTACTGTAGTATAGCTATTTTTGATCTCGCTCTCACCAATATATCCTGCGATACCGCCGATACTGCTGCCGGTTCCGCTAACGTTTCCGGCAGCATAACTGTTTTTGATTGTAGAGT
This portion of the Helicobacteraceae bacterium genome encodes:
- the flgA gene encoding flagellar basal body P-ring formation chaperone FlgA, whose translation is MKRLNVLFLFCAAAFAEVFALEDNYLINRDEINASDIIEIDANSDFVIDRFDNKSAIQTPLSKLKRLFSDRGISIDSRYPIITFYYSRDIDLELIKEALRDRFTEAYPSINIDYIKIKPTSFSDIDGLEIAQVDVQQNALRRNKGGFAVWFGSNDKKVKRTFFAFEIAANMRVLQASKQIERGTILSKDNLDETLIVFDHIPSKPIDKSALGKIAAKHRLNKGDIIVDRFVVALPDVRKNSQITTELIKNGVKLSFLGVVQKDADIGELVTIKDQNRRVFIARIISKELARIE